From Streptomyces qinzhouensis, one genomic window encodes:
- a CDS encoding ATP-binding protein, protein MKIAFVGKGGSGKTTLSSLFIRHLAADGAPVVAVDADINQHLGAALGLDDDEAAALPAMGAQLPLIKDYLRGTNPRIASAETMIKTTPPGEGSRLLRVGEENPVYDACARPVRLDSAVIRLMATGPFTESDLGVACYHSKVGAVELCLNHLVDGRDEYVVVDMTAGSDSFASGMFTRFDMTFLVAEPTRKGVSVYRQYKEYARDFGVALKVVGNKVQGEDDLDFLREQVGDDLLVAVGHSDWVRAMEKGRPKPYDLLEPANRAALQILLDTVADTYERRDWERYTRQMVHFHLRNAESWGNAKTGADLAAQVDPAFVLGEASAEISAPLPA, encoded by the coding sequence ATGAAGATCGCTTTCGTGGGGAAGGGCGGCAGCGGAAAGACCACGCTGTCCTCGCTCTTCATCCGGCATCTGGCCGCGGACGGGGCCCCGGTCGTCGCCGTGGACGCCGATATCAACCAGCATCTGGGCGCGGCCCTCGGCCTCGACGACGACGAGGCCGCAGCACTGCCCGCCATGGGCGCCCAACTACCCCTCATCAAGGACTATCTGCGCGGCACCAACCCCCGGATCGCCTCCGCCGAAACCATGATCAAAACCACCCCGCCGGGCGAGGGCTCCAGACTGCTGCGGGTCGGGGAGGAGAATCCCGTCTACGACGCCTGCGCCCGCCCGGTCCGGCTGGACTCCGCCGTGATCAGGCTGATGGCGACCGGCCCCTTCACGGAGTCGGACCTCGGTGTGGCCTGCTACCACTCCAAGGTCGGGGCGGTGGAGCTGTGCCTGAACCATCTGGTCGACGGACGTGACGAGTACGTCGTGGTCGATATGACCGCCGGATCGGACTCCTTCGCCTCCGGCATGTTCACCCGCTTCGACATGACGTTCCTGGTCGCCGAGCCGACCCGCAAGGGCGTCTCCGTCTACCGTCAGTACAAGGAGTACGCACGCGATTTCGGCGTCGCGCTGAAGGTCGTCGGCAACAAGGTGCAGGGCGAGGACGACCTCGACTTCCTGCGCGAGCAGGTCGGCGACGATCTGCTGGTCGCCGTCGGCCACTCGGACTGGGTAAGGGCGATGGAGAAGGGCCGCCCGAAACCGTACGACCTGCTGGAACCGGCGAACCGCGCCGCCCTGCAGATCCTGCTGGACACCGTCGCGGACACCTATGAGCGGCGCGACTGGGAGCGGTACACCCGCCAGATGGTCCACTTCCATCTGCGGAACGCCGAAAGCTGGGGCAACGCGAAGACAGGCGCCGACCTGGCGGCCCAGGTCGACCCCGCCTTCGTCCTCGGTGAGGCTTCCGCGGAAATCAGCGCTCCGCTTCCGGCCTGA
- a CDS encoding oxidoreductase: MRTNAVPAPSVDPLAALGELPGVPEAVASVRIAVDRVYGHRIMRRRSTEVTSEAALRGARGSAALAGADWALEEVRRRTDFGTESEAHTVGAALRLSAEAGQLLSVWRQSPLRVLARLHLVAAGGGRDDGTVGRPRLAGEAVDEPLVTAPLPDATELSGRLEGLAGLIVAGSAAPALVNAAVVHGELLALRPFGSYNGPVARAAQRIVLIGSGLDPKSICPAEVGHAELGREAYAAALEGYMSGTAEGMGAWIAHCGRAVELGARESTAVCEALQRGAA, encoded by the coding sequence ATGAGGACGAACGCCGTGCCCGCCCCCTCCGTCGATCCGCTCGCAGCCCTCGGTGAACTGCCGGGAGTGCCCGAGGCCGTTGCTTCCGTACGGATCGCGGTCGACCGGGTCTACGGTCACCGGATCATGCGGCGGCGCAGCACCGAGGTGACATCGGAGGCCGCGCTCCGCGGGGCCCGGGGTTCGGCGGCGCTGGCCGGCGCGGACTGGGCGCTGGAGGAGGTCCGCAGGCGTACGGACTTCGGCACCGAGAGCGAGGCGCATACGGTCGGGGCGGCGCTCAGGCTCTCCGCCGAGGCCGGTCAACTGCTCTCCGTCTGGCGTCAGTCGCCGCTGCGGGTCCTGGCCCGGCTGCATCTGGTCGCGGCGGGTGGCGGTCGCGACGACGGTACGGTCGGCCGGCCGCGGCTGGCCGGGGAGGCGGTCGACGAGCCGCTGGTGACGGCTCCGCTGCCGGACGCCACGGAGCTGAGCGGCCGACTGGAGGGGCTGGCCGGGCTGATCGTGGCGGGCAGCGCCGCCCCGGCGCTGGTGAACGCGGCCGTGGTCCACGGCGAGCTGCTGGCGCTGCGCCCCTTCGGCTCGTACAACGGCCCGGTGGCGCGGGCGGCTCAGCGGATCGTGCTGATCGGCAGCGGGCTGGACCCGAAATCGATCTGCCCGGCCGAGGTCGGCCATGCCGAGCTGGGGCGGGAGGCTTACGCGGCGGCCCTGGAGGGCTATATGTCGGGTACGGCGGAGGGGATGGGCGCCTGGATCGCCCACTGCGGCCGAGCGGTGGAGCTGGGTGCACGCGAGTCCACCGCGGTCTGCGAGGCGCTCCAGCGCGGAGCGGCCTGA
- a CDS encoding SulP family inorganic anion transporter: MSACVPTRTHSPPEPSEPTEPTKSTEPTKSTDSTEGSSLPHHPPPGGFRIAGADLSASVSVFLIALPLSLGIALATGAPLQAGLVAAAVGGIVAGRFGGSPLQVSGPAAGLTVVTADLIQQYGWRATCAVTVLAGLAQLGLAALRVARSALAVSPAIVHGMIAGIGVTIALAQLHIVLGGTPRSAALDNVLALPGQLAALHTDAVTVSAVTVAVLLAWPRLPGRTGRAVRRIPAALAAVTAATALAAVARPVGLPRVDLPSWSSHALPQLPQDPVLGIAAAVVTITLVTSVQSLLSAVAVDKLLAKRMETAGGAAQSRVPRSNLDRELAGQGAANIVSGALGGLPVAGVAVRTVANVSAGAVSRHSTMLHGLWIVLAALLLVPLLDLIPLAALAALVMVVGVQMVSITHLRTVRRNREMLVYAVTLLSVVATGVLEGVAIGIAAAVAVSLHRLTRTRISQEEYDGVRRVRVRGQLTFLAVPRLTRALNLVPRDADCVVELDGSFMDHAAYEALHDWQVAQVAHGGTVEFTGRAGGRISGPVSESQSCCRPWTPWRNHHCHSSPGRRTGRELADGLGSFQRDTAPLVRDELARLAREGQRPSQLFLTCADSRLVTSMITASGPGDLFTVRNIGNLVPRPGEESGDDSVAAAIEYAVDVLGVGSITVCGHSGCGAMQSLLRLPPDGEQTPLRRWLRHGLPSLERMGSTRAVPARLSGRLPKDAVEQLCLTNVVQQLEHLRAYETVARRLADGTLKLHGMYFHVGEAQAYLLAEREDGWANGGPAQSAEEKPTDGDAAAPGPADTAPGSTGPANTGPADTAPGSTGPANTGPADTAPGSTGPADTAEDGEPTAAGGAAGGAACGLVFHRVPPSGARSVRARS, translated from the coding sequence ATGTCCGCCTGCGTCCCCACCCGCACCCACTCCCCACCCGAGCCGTCCGAACCGACCGAGCCGACCAAGTCGACCGAACCGACCAAGTCGACCGATTCGACCGAGGGCTCTTCCCTGCCTCACCACCCACCCCCCGGCGGTTTCCGGATCGCCGGAGCCGATCTGTCCGCCTCCGTCTCGGTGTTCCTGATCGCCTTGCCGCTCTCCCTGGGCATCGCCCTCGCCACCGGAGCCCCGCTCCAGGCGGGGCTGGTCGCCGCGGCTGTCGGAGGGATCGTCGCCGGCCGGTTCGGCGGCTCACCGCTCCAGGTCAGCGGACCGGCGGCGGGTCTGACCGTCGTCACCGCCGATCTCATCCAGCAGTACGGCTGGCGGGCGACCTGCGCCGTCACCGTCCTCGCCGGGCTCGCCCAGCTCGGTCTGGCCGCCCTGCGAGTGGCCCGTTCGGCCCTCGCGGTCAGCCCCGCGATCGTTCACGGCATGATCGCGGGCATCGGGGTCACGATCGCCCTGGCTCAGCTCCATATCGTGCTCGGCGGCACCCCCCGCTCCGCCGCGCTCGACAATGTCCTGGCCCTGCCCGGCCAGTTGGCCGCGCTGCACACCGACGCCGTCACGGTCAGCGCCGTCACCGTCGCCGTGCTGCTGGCCTGGCCCCGGCTCCCCGGCCGTACCGGACGGGCGGTACGGCGGATTCCGGCCGCGCTCGCCGCGGTCACGGCGGCCACCGCGCTCGCCGCCGTCGCCCGGCCCGTCGGGCTGCCCCGCGTCGATCTGCCGTCGTGGAGCAGTCATGCCCTGCCCCAGTTGCCGCAGGATCCGGTGCTCGGAATCGCCGCCGCGGTGGTGACCATCACGCTGGTCACCAGCGTCCAGTCCCTGTTGTCGGCGGTCGCCGTCGACAAACTGCTGGCCAAGCGGATGGAGACCGCGGGGGGCGCCGCCCAGTCCCGGGTCCCCCGCTCGAATCTGGACCGGGAGCTCGCGGGCCAGGGCGCGGCGAACATCGTCTCGGGCGCTCTCGGCGGACTGCCGGTGGCCGGAGTGGCCGTCAGAACCGTCGCCAATGTGTCGGCCGGAGCCGTCAGCCGCCACTCCACCATGCTGCACGGACTGTGGATCGTGCTCGCCGCTCTGCTGCTGGTTCCGCTGCTCGACCTCATCCCGCTGGCCGCGCTCGCCGCCCTGGTGATGGTCGTCGGCGTCCAGATGGTGAGCATCACCCATCTGCGGACCGTCCGGCGGAACCGCGAAATGCTGGTCTACGCGGTGACCCTGCTCTCCGTCGTCGCCACGGGCGTGCTGGAGGGCGTGGCCATCGGTATCGCCGCCGCGGTCGCCGTCTCCCTGCACCGGCTGACCCGGACCCGGATCTCCCAGGAGGAGTACGACGGCGTCCGCCGGGTCCGGGTGCGCGGCCAGTTGACGTTCCTCGCCGTGCCCCGGCTGACCCGTGCGCTGAATCTGGTGCCCCGCGATGCGGACTGCGTGGTCGAACTGGACGGCTCCTTTATGGACCACGCGGCGTACGAAGCGCTGCACGACTGGCAGGTGGCGCAGGTGGCCCACGGCGGGACGGTGGAGTTCACCGGCCGGGCGGGCGGCCGGATCAGCGGGCCCGTATCGGAGTCCCAGAGCTGCTGCCGCCCCTGGACCCCCTGGCGCAACCACCACTGCCACAGCTCCCCCGGCCGGCGGACCGGCCGTGAACTGGCCGACGGCCTCGGTTCTTTTCAGCGCGATACGGCTCCGCTGGTCCGGGACGAGCTGGCACGGCTGGCCCGCGAGGGGCAGCGGCCCTCCCAGCTCTTCCTCACCTGCGCCGACTCCCGCCTGGTCACCAGCATGATCACGGCGAGCGGCCCCGGCGACCTCTTCACCGTACGGAACATCGGGAATCTGGTCCCCAGGCCCGGGGAGGAAAGCGGCGACGACTCGGTCGCCGCGGCCATTGAGTACGCGGTGGATGTGCTCGGTGTCGGCTCCATCACGGTCTGCGGGCATTCGGGCTGTGGTGCGATGCAGTCCCTGCTCCGGCTGCCTCCCGACGGTGAACAGACCCCGCTCCGGCGGTGGCTGCGGCACGGACTGCCGAGCCTGGAGCGGATGGGCAGCACCCGTGCGGTGCCCGCGCGTCTTTCGGGGCGGCTGCCGAAGGACGCGGTGGAACAGCTCTGTCTGACCAATGTGGTGCAGCAGCTGGAGCATCTGCGGGCGTACGAGACGGTGGCCCGAAGACTCGCCGACGGGACGCTGAAGCTCCATGGCATGTACTTCCACGTCGGAGAGGCCCAGGCGTATCTGCTCGCGGAGCGGGAGGACGGCTGGGCGAACGGCGGACCGGCACAGTCGGCGGAAGAAAAGCCGACAGACGGGGATGCGGCTGCCCCCGGACCGGCAGACACCGCGCCTGGAAGCACCGGGCCTGCAAACACCGGACCGGCAGACACCGCGCCTGGAAGCACCGGGCCTGCAAACACCGGACCGGCAGACACCGCGCCTGGAAGCACCGGGCCTGCGGACACGGCGGAGGACGGCGAGCCCACCGCGGCGGGCGGGGCGGCGGGCGGGGCCGCGTGCGGCCTGGTCTTCCACCGGGTTCCGCCGTCCGGTGCCCGCTCCGTCCGGGCCCGGAGCTGA